A stretch of the Thiomicrorhabdus xiamenensis genome encodes the following:
- the thiS gene encoding sulfur carrier protein ThiS: MKIEINGHELVLEEGQTLQSALSLFGARMPYAVMLNEEFVPNSEHEQRILHGGDKVEVVSAIQGG, translated from the coding sequence ATGAAAATTGAAATAAACGGTCATGAACTGGTCCTTGAAGAGGGGCAGACTCTGCAGTCGGCTTTGTCTCTGTTCGGAGCAAGAATGCCTTATGCGGTCATGCTGAACGAGGAATTTGTCCCGAATTCCGAGCACGAACAACGTATTTTGCATGGCGGGGATAAGGTTGAAGTCGTCAGTGCGATTCAAGGTGGCTAG
- a CDS encoding substrate-binding periplasmic protein, with protein sequence MQTHSMKKYISIFALALALPLSASADTLRVATDEWCPYDCIPSQNNGKVGYLGDMLVAAMEKHGHKVEFVEVSYSRGLTLVREGKLDATEACFREEAPDFIMPPTVQGISNTTFFSLKDNSWRYTGTDSLKQAKMIGVIKGYDYVEPELMNYINQHPDNVLEITGEKPLERLLEMLLAGRLTTVIEDKSVLEYKLQQMGKSDQVTVSGTTPVVIDVFTGFSPANEKSKIYAQILSDEIENMRRTGELQEILSNYGIQDWKSKP encoded by the coding sequence ATGCAAACGCACTCCATGAAAAAATACATTTCTATTTTCGCTCTGGCCTTAGCTCTGCCTCTTTCGGCATCTGCCGACACCTTAAGAGTCGCAACGGATGAATGGTGTCCCTACGACTGTATTCCGTCCCAGAATAATGGCAAGGTTGGCTACCTGGGCGACATGCTGGTTGCCGCCATGGAAAAACACGGCCACAAAGTCGAGTTTGTTGAAGTTTCTTATTCTCGCGGCCTGACTCTTGTCAGAGAAGGCAAATTAGATGCAACCGAAGCCTGTTTTCGAGAAGAAGCCCCCGACTTTATCATGCCTCCTACCGTGCAAGGGATTAGCAACACCACGTTTTTCAGCTTGAAAGACAACTCTTGGCGCTACACCGGAACCGACTCGCTGAAACAGGCGAAAATGATCGGCGTGATTAAAGGTTACGATTACGTAGAACCTGAACTGATGAACTACATCAATCAACATCCTGACAACGTATTGGAAATCACCGGCGAAAAACCATTGGAAAGATTACTTGAAATGCTTCTGGCCGGTCGTCTGACCACCGTTATCGAAGATAAGAGTGTTTTGGAATACAAGCTGCAACAGATGGGCAAATCGGATCAGGTCACTGTTTCCGGTACCACGCCTGTTGTGATCGATGTTTTTACCGGTTTCTCTCCGGCAAATGAAAAATCGAAAATCTATGCGCAGATTTTATCCGATGAAATTGAAAATATGCGCCGCACAGGAGAGCTGCAGGAAATACTTTCAAACTACGGAATTCAGGATTGGAAATCCAAGCCTTAA
- a CDS encoding lipoprotein-releasing ABC transporter permease subunit — protein sequence MLKLPFELFVGLRYTRAKRRNGFISFISFSSIIGIALGVTALITVLSIMNGFQEELRDRILGMTAHMTITEQHEHLSDWQPLYEQVKQQPDILGAAPNIMEQGMLTYNGKVKGVAIRGILPVYENEVGDIAQKMRYGSLEALKPGQFSIILGKELALSLGVSIGDKVTLIAPQGSVSAVGIIPRIKRFTIVGFFEAGMHEYDSGLALIHLKDAQTLFKYGDSVSGLQLKIDDLFRVGEVKQELANHLQQTLYVRDWRQQHLNFFKAIEMEKRMMFIVLALIIMVAAFNIVSTMVMVVTDKQADIAVLRTLGATPNSIQWIFIIQGLVIGLFGALLGLVGGISLASNIDVIVPFIENLLGFKFFPPDVYYISQVPSKIIWSDVYSVSGIAFILTLLATLYPARKAAKVQPAEALRYE from the coding sequence ATGTTAAAACTCCCTTTTGAGCTTTTTGTCGGATTACGCTATACGCGCGCCAAGCGGCGCAATGGTTTTATCTCCTTTATTTCATTTTCGTCTATTATCGGCATTGCTCTGGGTGTGACGGCGCTGATTACGGTGCTGTCGATAATGAACGGCTTTCAAGAGGAACTGCGTGACCGTATCCTCGGTATGACGGCACATATGACGATTACTGAACAGCATGAGCATCTCAGCGATTGGCAGCCTCTGTACGAGCAAGTCAAGCAACAGCCGGACATTCTCGGCGCCGCCCCGAATATCATGGAGCAGGGGATGCTGACCTATAACGGCAAAGTCAAAGGTGTTGCAATTCGCGGCATACTGCCGGTTTATGAAAATGAAGTCGGTGATATTGCGCAAAAGATGCGTTACGGCTCGCTGGAGGCACTCAAGCCGGGACAGTTTTCGATTATTCTGGGTAAAGAGTTGGCGCTCAGTCTTGGTGTTTCGATCGGCGATAAAGTTACCCTGATTGCTCCGCAGGGATCTGTCTCTGCGGTCGGTATCATTCCGCGAATCAAACGCTTCACTATCGTCGGTTTTTTCGAGGCGGGCATGCATGAATATGACAGCGGGCTGGCACTGATCCATCTTAAAGACGCGCAAACTCTGTTCAAATACGGCGACAGTGTGTCCGGTCTGCAACTCAAGATTGATGACCTTTTCCGTGTCGGCGAAGTCAAGCAGGAGTTGGCCAATCACTTGCAGCAGACTTTGTATGTTCGCGACTGGCGTCAGCAGCATCTGAATTTCTTCAAGGCTATCGAAATGGAGAAGCGCATGATGTTTATTGTCCTGGCGCTGATTATTATGGTTGCGGCGTTCAATATTGTTTCGACCATGGTCATGGTCGTGACCGATAAACAGGCGGATATTGCCGTGTTGCGTACGCTTGGTGCCACGCCGAACAGTATCCAGTGGATTTTCATTATTCAAGGTCTGGTGATCGGACTTTTCGGGGCGCTTCTAGGGCTTGTCGGTGGCATCAGCCTCGCCTCCAATATTGATGTGATTGTGCCGTTTATCGAAAATCTGCTCGGTTTCAAATTCTTCCCGCCGGATGTTTATTACATCAGTCAGGTGCCGTCGAAAATTATCTGGAGCGATGTCTATTCGGTCAGTGGTATCGCGTTTATTCTGACTTTGCTGGCAACGCTCTATCCGGCCAGAAAAGCAGCTAAGGTTCAACCTGCGGAGGCCCTGAGATATGAGTAA
- a CDS encoding NAD(P)/FAD-dependent oxidoreductase, with product MATVVVVGSSTGGLPMSYDIRKHLDKGHTVKVVNAVDEFNFVPSNPWVAVGWRKPEDISFKLEPHLNRKGIEFYHQTCTALDAENNQITLDDGSTMDYDYLILSTGPSLAFHEVEGFGPKSHGGNTVSVCTTPHAAEAYEQWEEFCKDPGPIIVGAVQGASCFGPAYEFAMIMETDLRKRKIRKDVPMTFVTAEPYIGHLGLGGVGDSKGLMESELRNRHINWICNAKTTKIEDGVMYVDEHDMQGNVIKQHELPFKYSMMLPAFKGSKFLCDLVDGDPEKMGGPLVNPRGFVKVDQFSRNPTYKNIYALGVGIAIPPVDTTCPVPCGTPKTGLMIESMVTAICHNIEANIEGKDAHEEPTWNTVCLADMGDSGAAFVALPQIPPRNLTWAKKGKWVHLAKIAFEKYFIRNMKAGNSEPIYQKYIMKMLGINRLKSDK from the coding sequence ATGGCAACAGTTGTTGTAGTTGGATCTAGCACCGGCGGTCTTCCAATGTCTTACGACATTCGTAAGCATTTGGATAAAGGGCATACCGTTAAAGTCGTTAACGCGGTCGACGAATTTAACTTTGTACCTTCCAACCCTTGGGTTGCGGTAGGTTGGCGTAAACCGGAAGATATCTCATTCAAGCTGGAACCGCATCTTAACCGTAAGGGCATCGAATTCTATCACCAGACCTGTACGGCCCTTGATGCAGAAAATAATCAAATCACTCTGGACGACGGTAGCACAATGGATTACGACTACCTGATCCTGTCTACCGGTCCGTCTCTGGCATTCCATGAAGTGGAAGGTTTTGGCCCTAAGAGCCACGGCGGTAACACTGTTTCTGTTTGTACGACTCCGCACGCGGCGGAAGCTTACGAGCAGTGGGAAGAATTCTGTAAAGATCCTGGTCCGATTATCGTTGGTGCGGTACAAGGTGCATCCTGTTTCGGTCCGGCTTACGAGTTTGCCATGATTATGGAAACGGATCTGCGTAAGCGTAAAATCCGTAAAGACGTTCCTATGACTTTCGTTACTGCAGAACCTTACATCGGACACTTGGGTCTTGGTGGTGTTGGTGATTCGAAAGGTCTGATGGAAAGCGAATTGCGTAACCGTCACATCAACTGGATTTGTAACGCCAAGACAACTAAGATCGAAGACGGTGTGATGTATGTTGACGAGCACGACATGCAGGGTAATGTTATCAAACAGCATGAACTGCCTTTCAAATACTCTATGATGCTACCGGCGTTTAAAGGATCTAAATTCCTGTGCGACCTGGTTGATGGTGATCCTGAGAAAATGGGTGGCCCTCTGGTTAACCCTCGCGGTTTCGTTAAAGTTGACCAGTTCAGCCGTAACCCGACTTACAAAAACATCTATGCACTAGGTGTTGGTATTGCCATTCCTCCAGTTGATACCACTTGTCCGGTACCTTGTGGTACACCTAAGACCGGTTTGATGATTGAATCGATGGTAACGGCGATCTGCCACAACATCGAAGCGAACATCGAAGGTAAGGATGCACACGAAGAGCCAACTTGGAACACCGTCTGTCTGGCAGATATGGGTGATTCCGGTGCAGCGTTTGTTGCTCTGCCTCAGATCCCGCCTCGTAACCTGACCTGGGCTAAGAAAGGTAAGTGGGTACACTTGGCGAAAATCGCATTTGAGAAGTACTTTATCCGTAATATGAAAGCGGGTAACTCTGAACCGATCTATCAGAAGTACATTATGAAAATGCTTGGAATCAACCGTCTGAAATCAGACAAATAA
- a CDS encoding thiazole synthase translates to MSGLNIYGTELKSRMLIGSALYPSPKVMQESILASAAEVVTLSLSRQNPQQAGGENFWNIIRSLGLKLLPNTAGCHSVKEAVNMAKMSRELFQTDWVKLELVGDDFNLQPDPIDLVKATEILLNDGFKVLPYCTDDLVIARHLVEAGCKVIMPWGSPIGTGKGLLNPYALQAIRDRFPEVTIIVDSGIGVPSHAVQAMEMGVDGILLNTAVAHAQQPQKMAQAFRGAIEAGRLAYEAGPMAEQHAASASTPTLDSPFWHSA, encoded by the coding sequence ATGTCGGGTTTAAATATCTATGGCACCGAGCTGAAAAGCCGGATGCTGATCGGCAGTGCGCTCTATCCGTCACCTAAAGTGATGCAGGAAAGTATTCTGGCGTCCGCTGCGGAAGTGGTGACGCTGTCGCTGAGTCGTCAGAATCCACAACAGGCAGGTGGCGAAAACTTCTGGAATATTATCCGCTCGCTCGGTTTGAAACTCTTGCCGAACACGGCCGGCTGCCATTCGGTTAAAGAAGCGGTGAATATGGCCAAAATGAGCCGGGAATTGTTTCAAACGGATTGGGTCAAACTGGAACTCGTCGGCGATGATTTTAATCTCCAGCCGGACCCGATTGATCTGGTCAAAGCGACGGAAATCCTGTTGAACGACGGCTTTAAAGTCTTGCCTTATTGTACCGATGATCTGGTGATTGCCCGCCATCTGGTCGAAGCGGGCTGCAAAGTGATTATGCCGTGGGGGTCTCCAATCGGAACCGGCAAAGGGCTTTTGAATCCTTATGCGTTGCAGGCCATTCGCGATCGTTTTCCGGAGGTGACTATCATTGTCGATTCGGGCATCGGCGTGCCGTCACATGCGGTTCAGGCGATGGAAATGGGCGTTGACGGGATTTTGCTGAATACTGCCGTGGCGCATGCTCAGCAGCCGCAGAAAATGGCGCAAGCGTTTCGCGGCGCCATTGAAGCTGGCCGTCTTGCTTATGAAGCCGGACCGATGGCGGAACAGCACGCCGCGAGTGCCAGCACACCAACACTGGATTCGCCTTTCTGGCATTCGGCTTGA
- a CDS encoding trimeric intracellular cation channel family protein — MNLVQILYSLDLFGTVVFAITGLLAARRKQLDLFGAIVIAMVTAIGGGTLRDLIIGVPVFWTQNDIYIYVVVISTVAFFFLARYKRLPVKMLLFTDALGLAVFTVIGTQKAMELGFSDPIAIMTGIMTGVVGGVIRDVLVGEIPLVLRKEIYATASFIGASLLLLLLHVGIEQDVAVITAILLTVTLRVWAIMRKIELPVFISYKAPETSPNPVSEESNLNKEDSSK, encoded by the coding sequence ATGAATCTTGTGCAAATTCTCTATTCTCTGGATCTTTTCGGAACCGTGGTGTTCGCCATCACCGGGTTGCTTGCTGCACGCCGCAAACAACTTGACCTGTTTGGTGCGATTGTCATCGCGATGGTAACGGCGATAGGCGGCGGAACCTTACGCGATCTGATTATCGGTGTACCGGTCTTCTGGACCCAGAACGATATCTATATTTACGTTGTCGTGATTTCTACCGTGGCGTTCTTTTTTCTCGCACGCTATAAGCGTTTGCCGGTTAAGATGCTGCTGTTTACGGATGCGCTTGGATTGGCCGTGTTTACCGTCATAGGGACGCAAAAGGCGATGGAACTCGGGTTCTCCGATCCGATTGCAATTATGACCGGTATTATGACGGGTGTTGTTGGCGGTGTGATCCGCGATGTACTGGTCGGTGAAATCCCTCTGGTGTTACGAAAGGAAATTTACGCGACCGCGTCTTTTATCGGTGCAAGCCTGTTGTTGCTTCTGCTTCACGTCGGTATCGAGCAGGATGTTGCGGTCATTACGGCCATTCTGCTGACAGTGACACTGCGGGTCTGGGCGATTATGCGAAAAATCGAGCTGCCCGTGTTTATTTCCTATAAAGCGCCGGAGACTTCTCCCAATCCGGTTTCCGAAGAATCGAACCTCAATAAAGAAGATTCGTCCAAATAA
- a CDS encoding CsiV family protein, with protein sequence MRTHSMMLNTETIRNTLRNWAFLGALFILFLMAGQNAYAEDKTPRYQVEVIVFEQLALKGWTEENWPEIPSGVDLSNSTSYLTTNQKPLYLRAGDLTLTDVAKRMNRGYRVIFHESWSQFAYESRKSPKVLIEKEHGGDSLLGTVKVYKTKFSHIELDLELERTIPNAIRAEFAQRLGLDEYNLPSTWRFKLQEKRKADSGELHYFDHPIFGALVRIQAL encoded by the coding sequence ATGCGCACCCACTCCATGATGCTTAACACCGAAACCATTCGCAATACACTTCGCAACTGGGCTTTTCTCGGCGCCCTCTTTATCCTCTTCCTGATGGCCGGTCAGAATGCGTACGCGGAAGATAAAACACCTCGCTATCAAGTGGAAGTCATTGTCTTTGAACAGCTTGCGTTAAAAGGCTGGACCGAAGAGAACTGGCCTGAGATTCCATCCGGTGTCGATTTAAGTAACAGCACGTCTTATCTGACAACAAACCAGAAGCCGCTGTACTTGCGTGCCGGCGATTTAACGCTGACCGACGTTGCAAAACGCATGAATCGCGGCTATCGCGTCATTTTCCACGAAAGTTGGAGCCAATTCGCTTACGAATCCCGTAAGTCACCGAAAGTGCTGATCGAGAAAGAACATGGTGGCGATTCGCTTCTGGGCACGGTCAAAGTCTACAAGACCAAATTCTCACACATTGAACTGGATCTCGAACTGGAAAGAACCATTCCAAACGCCATTCGCGCCGAGTTTGCCCAGCGTCTCGGTCTTGACGAATACAACCTGCCGTCGACCTGGCGTTTCAAACTACAGGAAAAACGCAAAGCGGATAGCGGCGAACTGCATTACTTTGACCACCCTATCTTCGGCGCTCTGGTCAGAATCCAAGCCCTGTAA
- a CDS encoding diguanylate cyclase, giving the protein MSFRHSIALHLLTVIFGFYFLVAVIVTVVQLYKEYENTKESFYQEIQLLPTTFGQGISDSVWTYNQELLQSILRGVYNSPIVVGIEVKSLDHKMDYKIGSILDKDSHPAYFDTDGKPGKSAETGLGADALFGYTFPITYQGPAFKDPQPLGEVTIYSNERLVFERVKYGFFLILINSVIKTLALWFIIFYFIKRYLGNPLNEFTRKIKQQDSNQPHPITLDIPWSDNNEILLLKDSYNQMILSVNEYQAALKTLNKELDDKVRERTHELFAAKEAAEMLAYTDVLTDVKTRRAFFELAEQELKNAVRQQTAASIIMIDIDHFKNINDTYGHATGDLVLQTFAKTLKNSCRACDLIGRLGGEEFAILLPQTDLNGALHVAEKLRLSVADSKLTHNRQTLHFTASFGVAETAPGQYMLEEILLQADQALYTAKNQGRNQAVAYKQSTTENT; this is encoded by the coding sequence ATGTCATTTCGTCATTCCATTGCACTGCACCTGTTGACGGTCATTTTCGGCTTCTATTTTCTCGTCGCCGTTATCGTGACCGTGGTCCAGTTGTACAAGGAATATGAAAACACCAAAGAAAGTTTTTATCAGGAAATCCAACTCTTACCGACGACCTTCGGGCAGGGAATCAGCGACTCCGTTTGGACCTATAATCAGGAATTACTTCAATCCATTTTACGCGGTGTTTACAACAGCCCGATTGTCGTTGGAATTGAAGTGAAGTCTCTTGACCATAAAATGGACTATAAAATCGGCTCCATTTTGGACAAAGACAGTCACCCTGCCTACTTCGATACCGACGGCAAACCCGGCAAATCCGCCGAAACCGGTCTGGGAGCCGATGCCCTCTTTGGTTACACCTTTCCGATCACCTATCAGGGACCCGCATTCAAAGACCCTCAACCGCTTGGCGAAGTCACCATCTACTCAAACGAGCGGCTGGTTTTTGAACGCGTAAAATATGGTTTTTTTCTTATCCTGATCAACTCGGTCATCAAAACTCTGGCACTGTGGTTTATTATTTTTTACTTCATTAAACGCTACCTGGGTAATCCGCTGAATGAATTTACCCGCAAAATCAAACAGCAGGACAGCAATCAACCGCATCCGATTACGCTTGATATTCCCTGGTCGGACAATAATGAAATTCTGTTGCTGAAAGACAGCTATAACCAGATGATCCTTAGCGTGAACGAGTATCAGGCGGCTCTGAAAACCCTTAACAAAGAACTGGATGATAAGGTCCGAGAACGAACCCATGAACTGTTTGCAGCGAAAGAAGCAGCCGAGATGCTGGCCTATACCGATGTGCTCACAGATGTCAAAACCCGCAGAGCTTTCTTTGAGTTGGCCGAGCAGGAGTTAAAGAACGCGGTTCGTCAGCAAACCGCAGCGTCGATTATCATGATCGATATCGACCATTTCAAAAATATCAACGACACTTACGGACACGCGACAGGCGATCTGGTATTGCAGACTTTTGCCAAGACACTTAAAAACTCCTGTCGCGCTTGTGATCTGATCGGGAGACTTGGCGGTGAAGAATTTGCCATTCTGCTCCCGCAAACCGATCTGAACGGCGCGCTACACGTTGCCGAGAAGTTGCGCCTGTCCGTCGCCGACTCGAAGCTGACACACAATCGGCAAACCCTTCACTTTACCGCCAGCTTTGGTGTTGCCGAAACGGCTCCGGGACAATACATGCTCGAAGAAATTCTGCTGCAAGCCGACCAGGCGCTGTATACGGCAAAAAATCAGGGCAGAAACCAGGCGGTCGCCTACAAGCAATCAACGACCGAGAATACTTGA
- the mfd gene encoding transcription-repair coupling factor has protein sequence MAVKKQNFFPLSDFTVAGHRSVTTPLNLASSALFISQLQQQHPFCLVLAADSQKASQLQQQIEYFATDNDGCPVFTLPEWETLPYDQFSPHQDLISERLRTLHYLPKTRSGILVIPSNLLNQQLIPQTFLAQFTFLFKKGDRLDQEQLIQQLDISGYQRVSQVMEHGDYAVRGGIIDLFPMGSKTPFRLDLFDDEIDSIRSFDPETQRTTHSIDAVDLLPAKEFNLNRQGIDTFKQNFRHYFGDDARNSQLYRQVSDGESIGGLEYYLPFFHKQTATLFDYLPQETLVIDFDSIEEALEKNLKEYQERYQVGQYNSDFPLIKPQDLLIPSDQVMHGLKSYHRISISAEDSAKKATHKFNRHNLPNLGIESQSDYPLARLNSFLDQHDQPVIFCAESTGRRETLMTVLRKQLTQKSAQTPEVCQSWQELQNWLNKAHTSRQLATAIIVAPLEESIYFDDICLITEAEIFGQTVLQRRRRNRKHQDFDTAIANLVELEEGSPIVHIDHGVGRYLGLETMDVRGTAHEFLKIQYANEAMLYVPVSSLHLISRYTGATPETAPLHKLGSDKWDKAKQKAAQKAHDVAAELLDIYAQRAARKGYAFELEDDAYARFVAGFPFEETPDQYIAIESVLADMKSAQPMDRLVCGDVGFGKTEVAMRAAFIAAHAGRQVAMLVPTTLLAHQHFENFRNRFADWPIRIEVLSRFQNAKEQKTILADLADGKVDIIIGTHKLIQKDVKYKQIGLIIIDEEHRFGVRQKEQLKKIRAQVDVLTMTATPIPRTLNMAMNDLRDLSIIATPPAKRLAVQTFVQQWNPETVREACLREIRRGGQVYLLYNHVDRIERMVEQMQELIPEAKITYAHGQMNEKQLESVMEDFYHRRFNILVCTTIIETGIDIPTANTILIHRADKFGLAQLHQLRGRVGRSHHKAYAYLFTGDKAMLTKDAEKRLSAIAKHNTLGAGFMLASHDLEIRGAGELLGSGQSGQIQEIGFGLYSEILDKSVKALKSGKQPELNTQLHYGCEVDLDEPALIPEDYLPDVHSRLVLYKRLASAETLESLRDLEVEMIDRFGLLPFQVKNLIAVTEIKLLVEPLGIIKIDASEAMIRIVFNEQPDIDPLKLIQLIQKHPKNYQMKGQSELKFFDTMPTLEERTAAIELLIKQIRPS, from the coding sequence ATGGCCGTAAAAAAACAGAACTTTTTTCCCTTATCCGACTTCACCGTAGCCGGACACAGATCCGTTACCACGCCTTTAAATCTGGCAAGTAGCGCACTGTTCATTAGTCAACTGCAACAGCAGCACCCTTTCTGTCTGGTACTTGCAGCCGATTCGCAAAAAGCCAGTCAATTGCAACAGCAGATCGAATATTTCGCCACCGACAACGACGGCTGTCCGGTTTTTACCCTGCCGGAGTGGGAAACCCTGCCTTACGACCAGTTTTCTCCGCATCAGGATCTGATTTCCGAACGTCTGAGAACACTGCATTATCTACCTAAAACCCGCTCCGGGATTTTAGTTATTCCGTCCAATCTGCTTAACCAGCAGCTGATTCCGCAAACCTTTCTGGCGCAGTTTACGTTTCTCTTCAAAAAAGGCGACCGTCTTGATCAGGAACAGTTGATTCAACAACTGGATATTTCCGGTTATCAGCGAGTCAGTCAGGTTATGGAACATGGTGATTACGCTGTGCGCGGCGGTATTATCGACCTCTTCCCTATGGGATCGAAAACCCCTTTCCGCCTCGATCTTTTTGACGATGAAATCGACTCCATCCGCAGCTTCGATCCGGAAACGCAGCGAACCACCCACAGTATTGATGCCGTCGACCTCTTACCTGCAAAAGAGTTCAACTTAAACCGCCAAGGCATTGATACCTTTAAACAAAACTTCAGACACTACTTTGGCGACGATGCCCGTAACAGCCAATTGTACCGTCAGGTCAGCGACGGCGAATCGATTGGCGGACTGGAATATTACCTGCCGTTTTTCCATAAGCAGACCGCAACGCTTTTCGACTATCTTCCCCAAGAGACATTGGTGATTGATTTCGACAGCATTGAAGAAGCGTTGGAAAAAAACCTCAAAGAGTATCAGGAACGTTATCAGGTCGGACAATACAACAGCGATTTTCCGCTGATTAAACCGCAGGACCTGCTTATACCGTCCGATCAGGTGATGCACGGTCTTAAATCCTATCATCGAATTTCCATCTCGGCCGAAGATTCCGCCAAAAAGGCAACGCATAAATTCAATCGGCACAATCTGCCGAACCTCGGTATAGAATCGCAAAGCGATTACCCTCTGGCTCGTCTGAACAGTTTTCTCGACCAGCACGATCAGCCAGTCATTTTCTGTGCCGAATCAACCGGTCGTCGTGAAACCCTGATGACCGTTTTGAGAAAACAGCTCACGCAAAAATCGGCACAAACGCCGGAAGTCTGCCAATCGTGGCAAGAATTGCAAAACTGGCTCAATAAAGCGCATACAAGCCGTCAACTCGCCACCGCAATCATCGTCGCACCGCTCGAAGAGTCGATCTATTTCGACGATATCTGCCTGATTACCGAGGCGGAAATTTTCGGTCAGACCGTACTACAACGTCGTCGTCGCAACCGCAAACATCAGGACTTCGACACCGCAATCGCTAATCTGGTTGAACTGGAAGAAGGCAGCCCGATCGTACATATCGACCACGGTGTCGGACGCTATCTCGGACTGGAAACCATGGATGTCCGCGGTACCGCACACGAGTTTCTGAAAATCCAGTATGCCAACGAAGCGATGTTGTATGTACCGGTCAGTTCATTGCATCTGATCAGCCGTTATACCGGCGCCACTCCGGAAACCGCGCCTCTGCATAAACTCGGCAGTGACAAATGGGATAAAGCCAAACAGAAAGCGGCACAGAAAGCGCACGATGTCGCAGCAGAACTGCTGGACATCTACGCGCAGCGCGCGGCACGCAAAGGCTATGCCTTCGAACTTGAAGATGACGCTTATGCCCGGTTTGTCGCCGGCTTCCCGTTTGAAGAAACGCCGGATCAGTATATCGCCATCGAATCGGTTTTAGCCGATATGAAGTCCGCGCAACCGATGGATCGTCTGGTTTGTGGCGATGTCGGCTTTGGGAAAACCGAGGTGGCCATGCGTGCCGCCTTTATTGCCGCGCATGCTGGCCGTCAGGTAGCCATGCTGGTGCCGACGACCCTGCTGGCCCACCAGCATTTTGAGAACTTCCGTAACCGCTTCGCCGACTGGCCGATTCGAATTGAAGTCCTGTCCCGTTTTCAGAACGCCAAAGAGCAGAAAACTATTCTTGCCGATCTGGCCGACGGTAAGGTCGACATTATTATCGGTACGCACAAGCTGATCCAAAAAGACGTCAAATACAAACAGATCGGCTTGATTATTATCGACGAGGAACACCGCTTCGGGGTTCGTCAGAAAGAGCAGTTGAAGAAAATTCGTGCTCAGGTTGACGTTCTGACCATGACGGCGACACCGATTCCACGAACCTTGAATATGGCCATGAACGATTTGCGCGACCTTTCGATCATTGCCACACCACCGGCCAAACGTCTGGCGGTGCAGACTTTTGTACAGCAGTGGAACCCGGAAACCGTGCGCGAGGCCTGCCTGCGCGAGATCCGCCGCGGCGGTCAGGTGTATCTGCTTTATAACCATGTCGACCGCATCGAGCGCATGGTTGAACAGATGCAGGAGTTGATCCCGGAAGCAAAAATTACCTATGCGCACGGTCAGATGAATGAAAAACAGCTGGAATCGGTCATGGAAGATTTCTACCACCGCCGCTTCAATATTCTGGTGTGTACGACGATTATCGAAACCGGTATCGACATTCCGACGGCGAACACGATTCTGATTCACCGCGCCGATAAATTCGGACTGGCGCAGCTGCACCAGTTGCGCGGTCGCGTAGGCCGTTCGCACCACAAAGCCTATGCCTATCTGTTTACCGGGGATAAAGCGATGCTGACCAAGGATGCTGAAAAACGCCTTAGCGCCATTGCCAAACATAATACGCTCGGTGCCGGCTTTATGCTTGCCAGCCACGACTTGGAAATCCGCGGAGCCGGCGAACTGCTGGGTTCCGGACAATCCGGTCAGATTCAGGAAATCGGTTTCGGTCTATACAGCGAGATTCTCGACAAATCAGTTAAAGCGCTTAAATCCGGTAAACAACCGGAATTGAATACGCAATTGCATTACGGCTGCGAAGTCGATCTCGACGAACCGGCATTGATTCCGGAAGACTATCTGCCGGATGTTCACAGCCGTCTGGTCCTGTATAAACGTCTGGCCAGCGCCGAGACCCTTGAGAGCTTGCGCGATCTGGAAGTCGAAATGATCGATCGTTTCGGACTGCTTCCGTTTCAGGTCAAGAATCTGATCGCAGTAACCGAAATAAAACTGCTGGTCGAGCCGCTCGGTATTATCAAAATCGACGCCTCAGAAGCGATGATTCGCATCGTATTTAACGAGCAGCCGGATATTGATCCGCTAAAATTGATTCAGTTGATTCAAAAACATCCGAAAAATTATCAGATGAAAGGACAGAGCGAATTGAAGTTTTTCGATACAATGCCAACTCTAGAAGAGCGAACGGCCGCTATCGAATTACTGATTAAACAAATTCGCCCATCTTAA